Proteins from a single region of Undibacterium sp. KW1:
- a CDS encoding type II toxin-antitoxin system PemK/MazF family toxin yields the protein MAAYVPARGDIVHLQFDPASGHEMKGKHFGLVISQKAFNQRGLAMICPISQGAADAARTHGMIVTLMGLGLDTQGAVHCHQMKSLDWKIRQAKFKEKVPLAIVDDVAARVEAIIFE from the coding sequence ATGGCGGCATATGTTCCGGCTCGTGGTGATATCGTCCATTTACAATTTGACCCGGCATCCGGTCATGAAATGAAAGGCAAGCATTTTGGTCTGGTGATCAGCCAAAAGGCTTTCAATCAACGTGGTCTGGCGATGATCTGCCCCATTTCCCAAGGTGCTGCAGATGCTGCCAGGACACACGGGATGATCGTTACCCTGATGGGGTTGGGACTTGATACCCAGGGTGCAGTCCATTGTCATCAAATGAAATCACTGGACTGGAAAATACGTCAGGCCAAATTTAAAGAAAAAGTGCCACTGGCCATCGTTGATGATGTGGCTGCGCGTGTTGAGGCGATTATTTTTGAGTAG
- a CDS encoding EamA family transporter produces the protein MKTANASSRLGFWLDTLLTALAPAIWGSTYIVTTQFLPPDRPFTAALLRCLPSGILLVLFCKRLPLSREWGRLLVLAALNIGFFQALLFIAAYRLPGGMAAVIGSIQPLLIMAMAWLLDRRRPAALAITASVCAVLGMAALLLSATAVMDAVGLAAAAAGAVCMAGGTYLSRRWQSSLPVLAFTGWQLLLGGLILLPLSLLVDAPLPALNLTQILGYAYLSIVGALLAYSLWFRGIARLSPVAVSSLGLLSPITAVILGWIVLDQSMRGLSLAGLLIVLASVIVVQKSMRSQA, from the coding sequence ATGAAAACTGCAAATGCATCTTCGCGTCTGGGCTTTTGGCTCGACACCTTGCTGACTGCCCTTGCCCCTGCCATCTGGGGCTCGACTTATATCGTCACGACACAATTCCTGCCGCCAGACCGGCCATTTACTGCCGCCCTGCTGCGCTGCCTGCCTAGCGGGATTTTGCTGGTGCTGTTTTGCAAGCGCCTGCCCTTGTCGCGTGAATGGGGGCGTTTGCTGGTGCTGGCTGCACTGAATATCGGTTTCTTCCAGGCGCTGCTGTTCATTGCGGCTTACCGCCTGCCGGGTGGCATGGCAGCGGTGATTGGCTCTATACAGCCCTTGCTGATCATGGCGATGGCCTGGCTGCTGGACAGGCGCAGGCCAGCCGCGCTGGCGATCACGGCCAGTGTCTGTGCCGTACTGGGGATGGCGGCCCTGTTGCTATCAGCCACAGCGGTCATGGATGCCGTGGGTCTGGCAGCTGCTGCGGCAGGGGCGGTTTGCATGGCGGGTGGTACCTATCTGTCGCGACGTTGGCAAAGCAGTTTGCCGGTATTGGCTTTCACTGGCTGGCAGCTCTTGCTGGGTGGTTTGATCCTGCTGCCTTTGAGCCTGCTGGTGGATGCGCCGCTGCCTGCACTGAACCTGACGCAGATTTTGGGTTATGCCTATCTGTCCATCGTTGGTGCCTTGCTGGCCTACAGTCTGTGGTTTCGCGGTATAGCACGCTTGTCACCGGTGGCCGTGTCTTCACTGGGTTTGTTAAGCCCCATCACCGCCGTCATCCTGGGCTGGATTGTGCTTGATCAAAGCATGCGGGGACTCTCGCTGGCAGGTTTATTGATCGTTCTTGCCAGTGTCATCGTCGTGCAAAAAAGCATGCGTAGCCAGGCCTGA
- a CDS encoding SDR family NAD(P)-dependent oxidoreductase encodes MMADSLLSSFPQGFRALVIGASGGIGAAFVELLRAQEHCGLVVSLHRQSQPVLDFASEDSIAAAASEMKERGPFHLIINATGVLHTADFMPEKKLADLQYAQMQATFLVNTFGPALLLRHFAPLLDKQRGVMAMLSAKVGSIEDNRLGGWYSYRASKAALNMMIKTAAIELKRTHPDAVLFALHPGTVNTALSQPFRGASIGRPVAQAASEMLAVINSMRPAQSGEFYTYAGETLPW; translated from the coding sequence ATGATGGCTGATAGTTTGCTAAGCTCCTTCCCACAGGGCTTCAGGGCGCTGGTGATTGGCGCATCTGGCGGCATAGGTGCGGCATTTGTAGAACTATTGCGCGCGCAGGAACATTGTGGACTGGTTGTAAGTCTGCATCGCCAAAGCCAGCCAGTACTGGACTTTGCTAGTGAAGACAGCATTGCTGCAGCAGCTAGCGAGATGAAAGAGCGTGGTCCTTTTCATCTCATCATCAATGCGACTGGCGTATTGCATACCGCTGACTTCATGCCCGAGAAAAAACTGGCCGATTTGCAGTATGCACAAATGCAGGCGACTTTTCTCGTTAACACCTTTGGTCCTGCCTTGCTCCTGCGTCACTTCGCACCTCTGCTCGACAAACAGAGAGGTGTCATGGCCATGCTATCTGCCAAGGTCGGCAGTATAGAAGACAATCGCCTCGGCGGCTGGTATAGCTACCGCGCATCCAAGGCGGCGCTGAACATGATGATCAAGACCGCCGCCATAGAACTCAAACGCACCCATCCCGATGCAGTCTTATTTGCCTTGCACCCCGGCACGGTCAACACCGCCTTGTCTCAACCTTTTCGCGGTGCCAGCATAGGCCGCCCGGTAGCGCAGGCAGCCAGTGAAATGCTGGCGGTGATCAACAGCATGCGGCCTGCACAATCGGGTGAGTTTTATACTTATGCCGGTGAGACGCTGCCCTGGTAA
- a CDS encoding LysE family translocator gives MALNIWIIYAITVLGLSLTPGPNGLLAMTHGAMYGAKKALWTITGGVVGFTALIALSMFGLGALLQASSHALLVLKIGGGLYLVWLGIQLWRAPALHMSMQENKGSARGSSLFRAGLLTAIANPKVILFYGAFLPQFIDMQRSLLTQFLIMTATFAGMEFVVECLLARLAHQIRPWLERGEKLFNRSCGTLFVLAGAALPIIK, from the coding sequence ATGGCTTTAAACATCTGGATTATTTACGCAATCACAGTACTGGGACTGTCGCTGACACCGGGCCCCAATGGCTTGCTTGCAATGACCCATGGCGCGATGTATGGAGCAAAAAAAGCGCTGTGGACAATCACTGGCGGCGTGGTGGGTTTTACTGCCCTGATTGCCTTGTCCATGTTTGGCCTCGGTGCCTTGCTGCAGGCATCTTCACATGCCCTGCTGGTACTCAAGATAGGTGGCGGGCTTTATCTGGTCTGGCTGGGTATACAGTTATGGCGCGCACCCGCGCTGCATATGTCAATGCAGGAAAACAAGGGAAGTGCCCGTGGGTCCAGCCTGTTTCGCGCCGGTTTGCTGACAGCTATTGCCAACCCAAAAGTGATCTTGTTCTATGGCGCTTTCCTGCCTCAGTTTATTGATATGCAGCGCTCTTTGCTGACACAATTCCTGATCATGACCGCAACATTTGCAGGTATGGAATTCGTGGTCGAATGCCTGCTGGCCAGATTGGCCCACCAGATACGCCCCTGGCTGGAGCGCGGCGAAAAGCTGTTCAACCGCTCTTGCGGGACTTTATTTGTGCTGGCTGGTGCGGCCTTGCCAATCATCAAGTAA
- a CDS encoding nitroreductase family protein, translating into MHASIQEIIESRVSANNYDSSRKLSNDEITELVRLATLAPSAYNFQNWKFLAVVSDEAKQRLQAAAFNQQKVSDAAVTFIICGTLNAHAQLEPALRPAVAAGIIDDKMLTTWVGMAEQSHTNNAVLQRDEALRSASLAAMTLMLAAQGKGLASCALSGFDADAVAREFDLHATEIPVMLITVGYAAKGNWSQKPRKQVHEVMQLV; encoded by the coding sequence ATGCACGCATCCATACAAGAAATTATTGAATCTCGCGTCTCTGCGAATAACTATGACAGCAGCCGCAAGCTCAGCAATGACGAGATCACCGAGCTCGTGCGGCTGGCAACGCTGGCGCCCTCTGCCTATAATTTTCAAAACTGGAAATTCCTGGCGGTTGTCAGCGACGAGGCTAAACAGCGCTTGCAGGCAGCAGCTTTTAATCAGCAAAAGGTCAGCGATGCTGCAGTGACTTTCATCATCTGCGGCACCCTGAATGCCCACGCCCAGCTCGAACCCGCTTTGCGCCCTGCTGTTGCTGCCGGGATCATTGACGACAAGATGTTGACAACATGGGTAGGCATGGCTGAACAAAGCCATACCAATAATGCGGTGCTGCAAAGGGATGAAGCCCTGCGCTCAGCATCGCTGGCGGCAATGACCTTGATGCTGGCAGCACAAGGCAAGGGGCTGGCATCTTGCGCGTTGAGTGGTTTTGATGCAGATGCGGTGGCGCGTGAATTTGATCTGCATGCCACAGAAATCCCGGTCATGCTGATCACGGTGGGCTATGCCGCCAAAGGCAACTGGTCGCAAAAACCACGCAAGCAAGTGCATGAAGTGATGCAACTGGTTTGA
- a CDS encoding AbrB/MazE/SpoVT family DNA-binding domain-containing protein, translating into MLQTLRRAGGSLVMTVPKAFIEQNQLQEGSQVELSLEGARMTVNAPSKRRYKLEELLAEMPGGELPKVEGWDEMPPAGLEVL; encoded by the coding sequence ATGCTGCAAACATTAAGACGTGCCGGTGGCTCACTGGTGATGACGGTTCCCAAAGCGTTTATAGAACAAAACCAATTGCAGGAAGGCTCCCAAGTAGAGCTTTCGCTGGAAGGGGCGCGCATGACTGTCAATGCACCAAGTAAGCGTCGTTACAAGCTCGAAGAGCTGCTGGCAGAAATGCCGGGCGGGGAACTGCCAAAAGTAGAAGGCTGGGATGAAATGCCTCCCGCCGGATTGGAAGTTCTCTGA
- a CDS encoding MarR family winged helix-turn-helix transcriptional regulator has product MAEKKMDAVDKILEQWRNARPDLDCSPMENIGRLRRCSDLLSRALESTFNTFGMSAWEFDMLATLRRSSSTFCMSPTDLFSKLMVTSGTMTHRLQKLEASGWILRLQNPDDARSMLVQLTDTGKDLVDRALVAHVENERRIMAGLNATDLQRLNEGLRAMLAVLEKSSDDI; this is encoded by the coding sequence ATGGCGGAAAAGAAGATGGATGCAGTCGACAAGATTCTGGAACAATGGCGCAATGCCAGACCAGACCTCGATTGCAGCCCCATGGAAAACATAGGCCGCCTGCGCCGTTGCAGTGACCTGCTGAGCCGCGCGCTTGAGAGTACCTTCAATACCTTCGGCATGAGCGCCTGGGAATTCGACATGCTGGCCACGCTGCGCCGCTCCAGTAGCACCTTCTGCATGAGCCCGACTGACCTGTTTTCCAAACTCATGGTCACCTCAGGCACCATGACCCACAGACTGCAAAAGCTCGAAGCCAGCGGCTGGATACTACGCCTGCAAAACCCCGACGACGCCCGCAGCATGCTGGTGCAATTGACGGATACCGGCAAAGACCTGGTAGACCGTGCGCTGGTTGCTCACGTAGAGAACGAGAGACGCATCATGGCTGGTTTAAATGCTACGGATTTGCAGCGTTTGAATGAGGGATTGAGGGCGATGCTGGCGGTGTTGGAGAAGAGTTCAGATGATATCTAA
- a CDS encoding tetratricopeptide repeat protein, whose product MNNEVEKVRQMTKQLNTQDMMEQALAACSELDYKQALPLLEELAALEIPDACVHLAYMYADGNEDVAKDEALSTIWYSKYFFLLRRQIQEGDAEASFKLASSYQYGNGIRCDEKKAVEFYTLSASKGHAEAQFHLSCLWKYGWCGLKANPEQQMYWLHQAVRLEHPEALYSFGLMYMQDDFDNEQGLRFIRRSAELGFWVASDYLKSQ is encoded by the coding sequence ATGAACAATGAAGTTGAGAAAGTCAGGCAAATGACAAAGCAACTGAATACCCAGGACATGATGGAGCAAGCACTTGCGGCATGCAGTGAGCTTGACTATAAACAAGCACTACCCTTGCTGGAGGAATTGGCCGCCTTGGAAATTCCAGATGCATGTGTACATCTGGCTTATATGTATGCTGACGGCAATGAAGATGTTGCAAAAGACGAAGCTCTATCGACAATCTGGTATTCAAAATATTTCTTTTTACTCAGACGCCAAATTCAGGAAGGTGATGCTGAAGCCAGTTTCAAATTAGCCAGCAGCTATCAGTATGGAAATGGCATTCGATGCGATGAAAAAAAAGCGGTTGAGTTTTACACGCTTTCAGCCAGTAAGGGTCATGCAGAAGCGCAATTTCATTTGTCCTGCCTATGGAAATATGGATGGTGTGGTTTGAAGGCAAATCCAGAGCAACAGATGTATTGGCTTCATCAGGCCGTCCGGCTTGAGCATCCTGAAGCCTTATATAGTTTTGGACTGATGTATATGCAAGATGATTTCGATAATGAGCAAGGGCTGCGTTTTATAAGACGCTCGGCAGAACTTGGATTTTGGGTAGCGAGTGATTATCTGAAGAGCCAGTGA
- a CDS encoding TetR/AcrR family transcriptional regulator — MSEPVRQTDRKREAILQAAIHEFRLNGFDATSMDKIAATAVVSKRTVYNHFPSKDDLFAAILLKLWQSAVSQDDFRYQADKNLREQLETFLGNKMRLMSDTNFIDLVRVAVAATIHTPDRARDMVERMSKREEGIVAWIRAAQADGKLKSGDPYFMGDMLQGQLKSLAFWPQVAMGQPMLEEPQQKVLIELTAGMFLGFYEVVPATAVGAISVA, encoded by the coding sequence ATGTCAGAACCCGTACGCCAGACCGACCGCAAACGCGAAGCCATATTGCAGGCAGCCATTCATGAATTTCGCCTCAATGGTTTCGATGCAACCAGCATGGACAAGATCGCCGCCACGGCGGTGGTCTCCAAACGCACGGTGTACAACCACTTCCCCAGTAAAGACGATTTGTTCGCCGCAATATTGTTAAAATTGTGGCAAAGCGCTGTTTCTCAGGATGATTTTCGCTATCAGGCCGATAAAAACCTGCGCGAACAACTGGAAACTTTCCTTGGCAACAAGATGCGCCTGATGAGCGACACCAATTTCATCGACCTCGTCCGCGTCGCTGTCGCCGCCACCATCCACACCCCAGACCGCGCCCGCGACATGGTAGAACGCATGAGCAAACGCGAAGAAGGCATCGTCGCCTGGATCAGGGCAGCACAGGCCGATGGCAAGCTGAAATCTGGCGATCCCTATTTCATGGGCGACATGCTGCAAGGCCAACTGAAGTCCCTGGCCTTCTGGCCGCAGGTGGCGATGGGACAGCCTATGCTGGAAGAGCCGCAGCAAAAGGTGTTGATAGAACTGACAGCAGGGATGTTTTTGGGGTTTTACGAGGTAGTGCCTGCAACAGCGGTAGGTGCGATTAGCGTAGCGTAA
- a CDS encoding TIGR02450 family Trp-rich protein, producing MNPIQPNKLMLSKWTAVEVVAKQKHFLVSKVYLPEQQEGQLVMNAQVEFVELEAVYSKAKRKIAWRELADTTMWKQGWV from the coding sequence ATGAACCCCATACAACCAAACAAGCTCATGCTCTCCAAATGGACTGCGGTAGAAGTCGTTGCCAAACAAAAGCATTTTCTGGTCAGTAAAGTCTATTTGCCTGAGCAACAAGAAGGGCAGCTTGTCATGAATGCCCAGGTCGAATTTGTTGAGCTTGAAGCTGTCTATAGCAAGGCCAAACGCAAGATCGCCTGGCGTGAACTGGCTGACACGACCATGTGGAAGCAAGGGTGGGTATGA
- a CDS encoding MBL fold metallo-hydrolase, whose translation MAYVSYPSNAQNLPVVASAIAPATQAPATTGGFVNDKEMREPGLWGSLKIMWKFFFDKPKDTVPGGSIPVFDLTQEQLLAAPDNSLYRLGHSTILMKLQGEFWLTDPVFSERASPFQWMGPKRFHQPPISIADLPPIKGIILSHDHYDHLDYAAILQLAKKTEHILTPTGVGDRLIKWGIDADKIQQLGWWQSTWINGTQFVATPAQHFSGRGLHDRDQTLWASWSILTSELKIFFSGDTGYFKGFKEIGDKYGPFDLTMIETGAYNKMWPDVHMQPEESLQAHIDLRGKTMLPIHNGTFDLSMHSWFEPFERIVALAKQHDVKISTPQMGEEVDIAEPQTGKRWWLFPMVQASKPVSLQSALAE comes from the coding sequence ATGGCTTATGTTTCTTACCCCAGCAATGCCCAGAATTTACCTGTCGTTGCTTCTGCAATTGCGCCAGCAACACAGGCTCCCGCTACTACAGGCGGTTTTGTCAATGACAAAGAGATGCGCGAACCAGGCTTGTGGGGCAGCCTCAAAATCATGTGGAAGTTTTTCTTTGACAAGCCTAAAGACACTGTACCGGGCGGCAGCATACCCGTGTTTGATCTGACTCAAGAGCAGTTGCTGGCTGCACCGGACAATAGTCTCTACCGCCTTGGCCATTCAACCATACTGATGAAGTTGCAGGGTGAGTTCTGGCTGACTGATCCTGTGTTTTCTGAGCGTGCATCGCCCTTCCAGTGGATGGGGCCAAAACGTTTTCACCAGCCACCGATCAGTATTGCTGACCTGCCGCCCATCAAGGGCATCATCCTGTCGCATGATCATTATGATCACCTTGATTATGCCGCTATTTTGCAGTTGGCGAAAAAGACCGAGCACATCCTGACGCCGACAGGTGTTGGTGACCGACTCATCAAATGGGGTATAGACGCAGACAAAATCCAGCAACTGGGTTGGTGGCAAAGCACCTGGATCAATGGCACGCAGTTTGTCGCCACACCTGCCCAGCATTTTTCTGGCCGTGGCCTGCATGACCGTGACCAGACCCTGTGGGCATCGTGGAGCATACTGACGTCTGAACTGAAAATATTTTTCAGTGGCGACACTGGCTACTTCAAAGGTTTTAAAGAGATAGGTGATAAATACGGCCCCTTTGACCTGACCATGATAGAAACCGGTGCCTATAACAAGATGTGGCCTGATGTGCACATGCAGCCAGAAGAGTCCTTGCAGGCGCATATCGATTTGCGTGGCAAGACCATGCTGCCTATCCATAACGGCACCTTTGATCTATCCATGCATAGCTGGTTCGAACCGTTCGAGCGTATCGTCGCACTGGCGAAGCAGCATGATGTGAAAATCAGCACACCGCAGATGGGCGAAGAAGTCGATATTGCCGAACCACAAACGGGCAAACGCTGGTGGCTGTTTCCTATGGTTCAGGCCAGCAAGCCTGTGTCCTTGCAGTCAGCACTTGCCGAGTGA